A genome region from Nitrospira sp. SG-bin1 includes the following:
- a CDS encoding bacterioferritin produces the protein MKAKEGVLEVLNQVLRSELTAVHQYLLHAALCKNWGYERLHEHYSHLANEEVEHSAGLIDHILYLNGTPEVGRLDTIAQGQDVGTLFQADLDFEREDAELLRKGIVHCAKVGDFTTRHLLEHMIIDTEEHIDWFETQLRAIDQLGPNRFLSEQIKK, from the coding sequence GTGAAAGCCAAAGAAGGCGTCCTGGAGGTTCTGAATCAGGTGCTGAGATCCGAATTGACGGCCGTTCACCAGTACTTGTTGCACGCGGCTCTGTGTAAGAATTGGGGATACGAGCGGCTGCATGAACACTACAGTCATTTGGCGAATGAGGAAGTGGAGCACTCCGCCGGGTTGATAGACCATATCTTGTATCTCAACGGTACGCCGGAGGTGGGACGGCTTGATACGATAGCACAGGGACAGGACGTAGGAACGCTGTTCCAAGCCGATCTGGATTTTGAGCGGGAGGATGCGGAGCTGCTCAGGAAGGGGATCGTGCACTGTGCCAAGGTCGGAGATTTTACGACAAGACATCTTCTGGAACATATGATCATTGATACCGAGGAGCACATCGATTGGTTTGAAACGCAGCTGCGTGCGATTGATCAGCTCGGTCCCAATCGGTTTCTTTCGGAGCAGATCAAGAAGTAG
- a CDS encoding cytochrome C — MIEVASALFRCLQLASSMLLIGGCIFLAIAEEKGSASGHTWPARLKQTFPWLAVTLLLGLFGLLAATTAQATGVPENAWSPQAWLDFIQKTRIGLIWTLRAASALAVLAIVLYLRTSASGRWRYVLCATAAALPLTLGALASHSAAEEEAVLATVTYALHLIVASVWFGGLPGVILVASTAATGSADDRSRAGEVLSRFSAIAFPTMIAVILSGLVVANRMIDTNYAGLVATPYGWFLITKLTLLAIILFIASRAKSVWVPSLKQSPYTAAVGGKKLRTGVRIEFILAVLLVIVATLLANAVPAKHEVIDNWPYPFRFSIDATWGDWLVRTIVLTGLVLLILAGTAIVLGRKKHWAISWRIAVPTVLGLLGLGATLYPISVQSYPETYRKTPVPFDAISIANGVDLFAANCVPCHGPQAKGNGVLAKTLPKQPVDLLTEPHTAMHTAGDFFHWLTYGRFNGIMPAFGEKFSEEERWDLLNFLHANSRGYQSRIITPRILPEQPFMATPNFSYAAHDGSSGTLKDFRGKQSVLLVLFSWPESRARIEQLRAVATGITRTNTAILAVPMTDLPSDELVAIVRDLPFPVVTQGAREIASSYTLFRRTLSIPDLFGEGTRPKHMEFLIDRFGYLRARWIPNGDGQGWADTTLLTQQITQLNQEGEILPPPGDHVH, encoded by the coding sequence ATGATCGAGGTCGCTAGCGCGCTGTTTCGCTGTCTGCAGCTGGCTTCCTCTATGCTGCTGATCGGTGGTTGCATTTTTTTAGCAATCGCCGAAGAGAAAGGTTCCGCATCCGGGCACACGTGGCCCGCTCGTCTGAAACAGACCTTTCCATGGCTCGCCGTAACCTTGTTGCTGGGATTGTTCGGTCTCCTCGCCGCGACAACGGCCCAAGCGACCGGAGTTCCTGAAAACGCCTGGAGTCCTCAAGCTTGGTTGGATTTCATACAAAAGACCCGCATCGGGTTGATTTGGACCCTGCGCGCTGCAAGCGCCCTCGCTGTCCTTGCGATCGTCCTGTACCTTCGGACTTCAGCCTCCGGACGATGGCGCTATGTTCTCTGTGCCACGGCGGCGGCGCTGCCCCTGACTCTCGGTGCTCTCGCGAGCCATTCAGCGGCCGAAGAGGAAGCGGTCTTGGCCACCGTAACCTATGCGTTGCACCTCATCGTCGCCAGCGTTTGGTTTGGCGGTCTCCCCGGCGTGATCCTCGTCGCCTCCACCGCCGCGACCGGATCAGCCGACGACCGATCCCGTGCCGGAGAAGTGCTGAGCCGTTTTTCAGCAATTGCATTCCCCACGATGATCGCCGTGATCCTGTCGGGCCTCGTCGTGGCCAATCGTATGATCGATACGAATTATGCCGGACTCGTCGCCACACCCTACGGCTGGTTCCTCATCACCAAACTCACGCTGCTGGCTATCATTCTTTTTATCGCCTCACGCGCGAAATCGGTCTGGGTACCGTCGCTGAAGCAGAGTCCGTACACGGCCGCAGTCGGAGGGAAAAAGCTCCGGACGGGAGTGCGAATCGAGTTCATCCTCGCCGTCCTGCTGGTCATCGTCGCCACATTGTTGGCCAACGCGGTGCCTGCCAAGCATGAGGTCATCGACAATTGGCCTTACCCGTTCCGGTTCTCCATCGACGCGACATGGGGCGACTGGCTCGTGCGGACGATCGTGTTGACCGGCCTCGTCTTACTGATCCTGGCCGGAACGGCAATCGTGCTCGGCCGCAAAAAGCATTGGGCCATCTCCTGGAGAATCGCCGTCCCGACAGTGCTGGGACTTCTAGGACTGGGGGCAACACTGTATCCCATTTCCGTGCAATCGTATCCGGAGACCTATCGGAAAACTCCGGTCCCGTTCGACGCCATCTCCATTGCCAACGGCGTCGATTTATTTGCCGCCAATTGCGTTCCCTGTCATGGCCCCCAAGCAAAGGGGAACGGCGTGCTGGCCAAGACCTTGCCGAAACAACCGGTAGACCTGCTGACCGAACCCCATACCGCCATGCATACGGCGGGCGACTTCTTTCATTGGCTGACGTACGGTCGATTCAACGGTATCATGCCGGCCTTCGGCGAGAAATTTTCGGAAGAAGAACGGTGGGACTTGCTCAATTTTCTCCATGCCAATTCCAGAGGGTATCAATCCAGGATCATTACCCCCCGTATTCTGCCGGAACAACCGTTCATGGCCACTCCGAACTTCTCGTATGCGGCGCACGACGGCTCAAGCGGCACGTTGAAGGATTTCCGTGGAAAGCAGAGTGTGCTGCTGGTCCTCTTTTCCTGGCCGGAATCACGCGCTCGGATCGAACAACTCCGTGCGGTTGCCACCGGGATCACCCGAACGAACACGGCCATCTTGGCAGTTCCCATGACCGATCTGCCTTCCGATGAACTGGTAGCAATCGTACGCGATCTGCCCTTTCCGGTCGTTACACAGGGCGCACGGGAAATCGCCAGCAGCTATACCCTGTTCCGAAGAACCCTTTCTATCCCGGACTTGTTCGGGGAAGGAACGCGACCCAAGCACATGGAATTTCTCATCGACCGATTCGGGTATTTGCGAGCACGGTGGATTCCTAATGGAGATGGACAAGGATGGGCGGATACGACCCTCCTGACACAACAAATCACTCAGCTCAACCAAGAGGGTGAAATCTTACCTCCCCCTGGCGATCACGTTCACTGA
- a CDS encoding copper-binding protein has translation MIGSPGKHTLIRFILVVAFVLGVPVTSAFAHSMLVKAEPPRRAVLTKAPSQVRLWFNEKIEGDYASLTVLDDKKQPITDVKPSLVPDDHKSIVLPLPELAPGKYSVKFRVLSVDGHVVESTFDFTVKGETHKK, from the coding sequence ATGATCGGCTCGCCAGGCAAGCACACGTTGATCCGTTTCATCTTGGTCGTGGCATTTGTCCTGGGGGTCCCTGTCACATCGGCCTTCGCGCACTCCATGTTGGTTAAGGCGGAACCACCACGACGGGCCGTCCTCACCAAGGCGCCAAGTCAGGTGCGCCTGTGGTTCAACGAGAAAATCGAGGGGGACTACGCTTCCCTCACGGTCCTCGATGACAAGAAACAGCCGATCACCGATGTGAAACCCTCCCTGGTTCCTGATGACCACAAATCGATCGTCCTACCGCTGCCCGAACTGGCCCCAGGCAAATACTCCGTCAAGTTTCGCGTCCTCTCGGTGGACGGACATGTCGTCGAGTCGACGTTCGACTTCACCGTGAAGGGTGAAACACACAAGAAATGA
- a CDS encoding bacterioferritin: MKAKEGVVNILNKILTADLTAINQYFVHAKMCENWGYERLHHKVRERSIDEMKDADELIGHILYLEGVPNVQRMNTVQVGETVPEQFKLDLKAEQEMLALLNEGVVHCTKVTDFTTRHMLEDMAKDVDGHIDWIETQLETIKQVGLENYLAEQIKKES, encoded by the coding sequence ATGAAAGCCAAAGAAGGCGTCGTCAATATTCTCAATAAAATCCTGACGGCGGACTTGACCGCCATCAACCAGTATTTTGTCCACGCCAAGATGTGTGAAAATTGGGGGTACGAACGGCTTCATCATAAGGTAAGAGAACGGAGCATCGATGAGATGAAAGATGCCGATGAACTCATCGGCCATATTCTCTATCTGGAAGGCGTCCCGAATGTGCAACGAATGAACACCGTCCAGGTGGGCGAGACGGTGCCCGAGCAATTTAAATTGGACTTGAAGGCGGAGCAGGAGATGCTGGCCTTGTTGAACGAGGGAGTCGTGCACTGCACGAAGGTCACAGATTTTACGACTCGGCATATGCTTGAAGATATGGCCAAGGATGTCGACGGGCATATTGACTGGATCGAAACTCAATTGGAAACCATCAAACAAGTCGGCCTAGAAAATTACCTGGCCGAACAAATCAAGAAAGAATCCTGA